A section of the Tamandua tetradactyla isolate mTamTet1 chromosome 4, mTamTet1.pri, whole genome shotgun sequence genome encodes:
- the LOC143678767 gene encoding olfactory receptor 10T2-like: MKTENQSMITEFFLIGFSNLGDLQLLLFFIFSLVYLTTLMANTTIMTVICLDRALHTPMYFFLFVLSCSETCYTLVIVPKMLSSLLSTYPTISFAGCATQLYFFVGLACTNCFLIAVMGYDRYVAICNPLNYTLIISQTTCMQLVLASSFCGFLISVVVNILVFSVPFCASNRVNHFFCDISPVIKLGCTDTNLKEMVIFFLSILVLLVPFVLIFISYIFIVSTILKISSVEGQRKTFATCASHLTVVIVHYGCASFIYLRPTSLYSSDKDRLVAVTYTVITPLLNPLVYTLRNKEVKSALRKVLSRYSLPKTV; encoded by the coding sequence ATGAAGACAGAAAACCAGAGCATGATCACGGAGTTCTTCCTCATAGGCTTCTCAAACCTGGGGGATCTACAGCTCCTTCTCTTCTTTATCTTCTCACTCGTCTACCTGACCACTCTGATGGCCAATACCACCATCATGACTGTCATCTGTCTGGACCGGGCTTtgcacacccccatgtactttttcctctttgTCCTCTCCTGCTCTGAAACCTGCTACACCTTGGTCATTGTGCCCAAAATGCTGTCCAGCCTACTTTCCACATATCCAACCATTTCCTTCGCTGGGTGTGCTACTCAGCTCTATTTCTTTGTGGGCTTAGCTTGTACTAACTGTTTTCTCATTGCCGTGATGGGTTATGATCGTTACGTTGCCATCTGCAACCCTCTCAACTACACGCTCATTATCAGCCAGACCACCTGCATGCAGTTGGTTCTAGCCTCCAGCTTCTGCGGTTTCCTGATTTCTGTGGTCGTCAACATCCTGGTGTTCAGTGTGCCCTTCTGTGCCTCCAACCGGGTCAACCACTTTTTCTGTGACATTTCCCCTGTCATCAAACTAGGCTGTACAGACACCAACCTGAAGGAGATGGTCATCTTCTTCCTCAGCATCCTGGTATTGCTGGTTCCCTTCGTATTGATCTTTATCTCCTACATCTTCATTGTTTCCACCATCCTCAAGATCTCCTCAGTGGAGGGCCAGCGGAAGACCTTTGCTACCTGCGCCTCCCACCTCACAGTGGTCATTGTCCACTATGGCTGTGCTTCCTTTATCTACTTGAGACCCACATCCCTCTATTCCTCAGACAAGGACAGGTTGGTGGCAGTGACGTATACTGTGATCACCCCACTGCTCAACCCCCTTGTCTACACACTGAGAAATAAAGAAGTGAAGTCAGCTCTGAGGAAGGTGCTGAGTAGATACTCACTTCCCAAAACTGTATGA